GCCGTGGCTGCCGATCCGACTGCTGTCGCGGGATCGGCCGCTTACGTCGGGTGGGTCAACAGGCAGGCCGAGCAGCTCCTGGTGGGCACCAAGGAATTCGCTGCCGCGGTCACGAACGGCAACATCGCCAAGGCGAAGGACCTCTACCCACAGGTGCGGATGAACTGGGAGCGCATCGAACCGGTCGCTGAGTCCTTCGGAGACCTTGACCCGAAGCTCGATGCCCGCATCAATGACCTTGAGCCCGGCCAGGCCTTCACCGGTTGGCACCGCCTTGAGCGTGACCTGTGGACCACCGGGCTCAGGAAGGACAGCAGCAAGATCGCCGACCAAATGGTCAAGGACACCAAAGACCTCGTCTCCAGAATCGCCGTCCTGAAGCTCACCGCCGATCGCATCACCAACGGATCCAAGGAGCTGCTCGACGAGGTGGCCAGCGGCAAGATCACGGGCGAAGAGGAGCGGTACTCACACACGGACCTGTGGGACTTCCAGGCAAACGTCGAGGGGTCATACAAGGGCTACCAGGTGCTTGAGCCATTGATCATCGAACGCGACCCACAGTTGGCCAAGGAACTCGACAAGCAGTTTGCCGCGATGTTTGCCCTGCTCGATGAGTACCGGCAAGGCAACGGATTCGTCTCCTACACCGACCTTTCCGACAAGGACGTCCGGCTGCTGTCCGCGCAGTTGGAGGCCTTGTCTGAGCCGGTCTCGAAGATGACCGCCGTGGTGCTCCAGTGACCGTGAAAGTCGATCGGCGCGGGTTCCTCGGTGGGGTGATTGGCGGAGCCGCGCTGGGCGCTACCGCAGCGGCCGTGGTGACTTCTGGACCAGCGCGCGCGGAAGCGCGTTCCAGCGATGCGATTGCATTCGAAGGTGCGCACCAAGCCGGGATCGTGACACCGGCACAGGATCGGTTGAACTTCGTTGCCTACGACGTCACGACCACTGATCGGGCGACCCTGCGCGACCTGTTGGCTGAGTGGACCAATGCGGCGCGGCAACTGACGGCGGGGTTGCCGATTGGACAGACCGGTGCGGTGGACGGAAACGTCCACGGACCGCCGGAAGACACCGGTGAGGCGCTTGATCTTCCGGCGGCCGGGCTCACGGTGACGATCGGATTCGGCCGGAGTCTGTTCGACCGACGGTTCGGCCTGGCCAATCGTCGCCCAGCAGCGTTGGTTGACATCCCCGCATTCCCGCTCGACGAGTTGGACCCAGCCGCGACCGGTGGAGACCTCTGTTTGCAGATCTGCGCATACGACGAGCAGGTCGCATTCCACGCAGCGCGTCAGTTCACCCGCATCGGTGCTGGCGTAGTGAATCCTCGCTATGTCCAGCATGGTCATGTGCGGACTTCAGGAGTCCAACCCGCGTCCGGGACGCCGCGAAATCTGATGGGCTTCAAGGACGGAACCAGCAACGCCAAACCGGACGACGCCGACGCTATTTGGGCGGGCGGCTCCGACTGGATGTCAGGTGGTTCGTATCTGGTCACCCGCCGGATCCGCATGATGATCGAACCCTGGGATCGGACCTCGCTCATCGAGCAGGAGGAGGTCATCGGCCGGACCAAGGGAGTCGGCGCTCCGTTGGGGTCTGCCACCGAACACGCCTCGCCAGACTTCGGCGCGCAGGCAAACGGCAAACCGGTGATTCCGGCGGATTCGCACATTCGGCTGGCGCACCCTGATCACCACGGCGGGGTCCGCCTGCTGCGGCGCGGCTACAACTACACCGACGGCATCGACCGAACGGGCCGCATCGACGCAGGCCTGTTCTTCATGGCGTACCAGGCGGACCCTCGACGCGCGTTCATCCCCATTCAATCGATGCTGGCCGCCAAGGATTCGTTGAACGAATACATCAAGCATGTTGGCTCTGGCATCTGGGCATGCCCGCCGGGCATTCGGCCAGGGCAGACCTGGGGGCAAGCACTGTTTGGCTGAGCGGGTGAGTGTGCTGGGGATCGAGGGGATTGTCTGCTGTGACGCCACGCCTCCTAGGGGGCAGCGACCTGACGAAGCGGAGGCATCTTCCGACGCTTGTTTCCGTTGTCCCTACTTCGTGGCGACGATGCAGCGCGCCACGCCTGGAACCGTTACCGTGCCGTCCTTTTCGTAGGCGCTGACCTTGGCGATCACGTCGTTCGCGATCCGCTCCCGCGCGGGCTCGTCAACCTGTCGAAGCGCTGCCGCCGCGAGCGAAACGTGTTCGCTCATCACCTCCCAATACTGCGCGGGTGATTGCGTCACGAGTTCGACGTCGATGTCCCATTCGGCCACATCGCGCAGGCCCGCGGCCTCGTACAGGGCACTGACAAACCGAGGGGCAGCGCAGCGGAACATGTTCGGCCCGTCCGGATCGGGTGGCGGCAGCACCACCTCGATCGCGATTGCCTGCATGGCGATCGTCGTCCACGGGTTCTCGTCGGGCTTGACCCACACCGACGAGCACAGCCGCCCGCCCGGCTTGAGGACGCGCGCGAACTCGGCCGTCGCCTTGGCCACGTCGGGGAAGTACCTGTAGCCGAACCGGACCGAGATGCTGCTGATCATCGGTGATGGCGAGTCGGTCGATCATTCCGGTGCTCACCGGACTCAGCTGATTCATGATGATCGAGTCCCACTTGTCCCAGCTCGCAGAGAGCCAAGCCCATGTCGCTCGCTGAGCGTCCCGGACCTCCTCGTCGCTCGGCATTGGCCCTCCCCGCGGTTCGGATGCGTCCATCGAACACCAAGGAAGGCGTGACTGGAAGGGCTGATCGGGATGCTTGGCCGGTTGGACGCCAGCAAGTCCCAGCAGAAGTTCGAGACCGCAATCCCGTGTCTACCCGCTTGGCCGCATGGATCCCAATTTGACTGTTCAATGGCGGTCGGCTTTGGTGTAATCGAGCTTGTTGGCGACACCGGAATCGATGTCAGCGCACCGAGCCCTGTGGGCGCGCTCGCAGCGACGGGAGGAGCAGGCAATCGCAACATCGAATCACGCATCGGCAACGCGCGGCCAAGCGCTGATTGGCCGGGACACGCAGGTTGCTCAGCTAGCGAACGCCGTGGACGCCGCGATGGCAGGCCAGGCTCCTGCCGTTGTTGAGGTTCGCGGTGAACCTGGGATCGGGAAGTCCACACTGCTGGACGTACTTGCCAGTAGCGCTGCCGAACGGGGCCTGTCACTAATCCGGACTTGGGCAGAGGCTGGTGAGCAGGAATTGCCGTTCGGCGTGCTTGTCTCGCTGTTTGACCCACTGCTCAGCGAGCCCGCTATAGCAGCCCAACTCGACCCATATGACCGGGCTGATCTGGGCACTGTCTTTCCAGGGCTTAGAGAGTTCGCTGCGGATTCAGAAGGTGCGCCGATTGACCGTCACCTGGTTTCGCGAGCACTGCGCAGCGCGCTCGGCTCACTTGGGCAGAACCGGTCCGGGCTTGCGGTGATTGTCGATGACCTTCAGTGGGCTGATGAACTCTCTCGATTTGTACTCACATCGCTGGCTCGCCGCGGGATCGGATCACCGCTGGTCGTGGCGTATGCAACACGATCAGGAACCAGTGCTGCGGGGATAGCGATTCGCGGGGATCGGTCGGATCCGGTCTATCTGCTTGAGGTCGCCCCCCTTGATCGTTCGGATGCCGTCAGGTTGCTTCGCGCACTTTCATCAGATCAGCGCGAGCTTGCACTTGACCTCGCGGAGGGAAACCCGTTCTACCTCACTGAGATCAGTGCACGCGGTGAGGTTCCACGAATCAACTCGGGTAACCGATCGACCAGCATTCCCCCGGCCGTAGCGACAGCGATCGGCATGGACTGCGAAGGCCTGTCGGCCAACGCTCGACGTCTACTCGACGCGGCGGCGGTGCTCGGAAGCCCGTTTACCCTGCACAGAGCGGGAGCGTTGGCCGAGATTGCGGACCCGGGTCAGGTGACCGACGGCATCGATGAACTCTCGGATCGATCGCTCGTTGTGCAGGCGCAAAATCCAGGCGAGCTTCGCATTCGCCATGCGCTCGTGGAAGCCGTGTTGTACGAGTCGCTGCCGCAAGGCTCTCGGCTAGCACTTCATCGCAAGGCTGCAACTCTTCTGACGGCCGAGTCCGCCAATCCACTGATGGTTGCTTCACATTTGGAACGCTGCGCCGCAACTGGGGACTCCGACGCGATTGACG
The Candidatus Nanopelagicales bacterium genome window above contains:
- the efeB gene encoding deferrochelatase/peroxidase EfeB; translated protein: MTVKVDRRGFLGGVIGGAALGATAAAVVTSGPARAEARSSDAIAFEGAHQAGIVTPAQDRLNFVAYDVTTTDRATLRDLLAEWTNAARQLTAGLPIGQTGAVDGNVHGPPEDTGEALDLPAAGLTVTIGFGRSLFDRRFGLANRRPAALVDIPAFPLDELDPAATGGDLCLQICAYDEQVAFHAARQFTRIGAGVVNPRYVQHGHVRTSGVQPASGTPRNLMGFKDGTSNAKPDDADAIWAGGSDWMSGGSYLVTRRIRMMIEPWDRTSLIEQEEVIGRTKGVGAPLGSATEHASPDFGAQANGKPVIPADSHIRLAHPDHHGGVRLLRRGYNYTDGIDRTGRIDAGLFFMAYQADPRRAFIPIQSMLAAKDSLNEYIKHVGSGIWACPPGIRPGQTWGQALFG
- a CDS encoding cupredoxin domain-containing protein encodes the protein MRIHLALALALPLSAGVAACGSTASDSADVDAVVSVTSSDTTCELSTQDAVAGPTTFRVKNTGSQVSEFYVYASDGTAIVGEVENIGPGVSRQFDVALDAGDYVTACKPGMKGDGLRGQFTVAEADAAVAADPTAVAGSAAYVGWVNRQAEQLLVGTKEFAAAVTNGNIAKAKDLYPQVRMNWERIEPVAESFGDLDPKLDARINDLEPGQAFTGWHRLERDLWTTGLRKDSSKIADQMVKDTKDLVSRIAVLKLTADRITNGSKELLDEVASGKITGEEERYSHTDLWDFQANVEGSYKGYQVLEPLIIERDPQLAKELDKQFAAMFALLDEYRQGNGFVSYTDLSDKDVRLLSAQLEALSEPVSKMTAVVLQ
- a CDS encoding AAA family ATPase → MSAHRALWARSQRREEQAIATSNHASATRGQALIGRDTQVAQLANAVDAAMAGQAPAVVEVRGEPGIGKSTLLDVLASSAAERGLSLIRTWAEAGEQELPFGVLVSLFDPLLSEPAIAAQLDPYDRADLGTVFPGLREFAADSEGAPIDRHLVSRALRSALGSLGQNRSGLAVIVDDLQWADELSRFVLTSLARRGIGSPLVVAYATRSGTSAAGIAIRGDRSDPVYLLEVAPLDRSDAVRLLRALSSDQRELALDLAEGNPFYLTEISARGEVPRINSGNRSTSIPPAVATAIGMDCEGLSANARRLLDAAAVLGSPFTLHRAGALAEIADPGQVTDGIDELSDRSLVVQAQNPGELRIRHALVEAVLYESLPQGSRLALHRKAATLLTAESANPLMVASHLERCAATGDSDAIDAIRDAAVSVQSLSPQSAARLFASAIHITAEAGPQVTTGIWLRSARADCLFRTGHFQQAAQELAEALERTSPDDNDTRVALIAAKARVEMWLGQEDVSWHWQSRVYEKLPPGPSPQRAVMEAMLMASHFAQADLTEARDFAERARRSAASVEPAWLALSITASVANIMASLGESTITSTLCDEALEILDRVPDDELPYAVDGLIMLGAALAGLNRQDETLRVARLAGDLARRAGNPIFESCGDLLIADVLVSRGQLDGASEALEDVWEMAKSIDNVNLQCESLARRSLVAGLRGDWSTAKFLVGQWEKLMEQVTDK
- a CDS encoding class I SAM-dependent methyltransferase, which gives rise to MISSISVRFGYRYFPDVAKATAEFARVLKPGGRLCSSVWVKPDENPWTTIAMQAIAIEVVLPPPDPDGPNMFRCAAPRFVSALYEAAGLRDVAEWDIDVELVTQSPAQYWEVMSEHVSLAAAALRQVDEPARERIANDVIAKVSAYEKDGTVTVPGVARCIVATK